DNA sequence from the Terriglobales bacterium genome:
CTGGACACCGGAGTTGGAGAAGCTGATCGAGGAGCTATCGGCGTATGAACATCTCCACGACCTTGCACGTTTCGACCTTTTCGACCGCGGCCGCAAACTGAAAGCCAGAGTTTCCGCCGCGGGCATGAACACCATGGGCCTGGTGACGTTTGCGCGTTTCAACTATCTGCTTCGAAAAACGTTCAGCCGCTTATGGGACGCCGAAGTGTGGTGGATTGAGCAGGCGCTGATCGAGTTGGAATCCCGGGCGGAGTTCTTTATCGATTGCAGCGAGATCGGGCTCTCCCCGATCGTGCCGACGAACGAGCTGTTCGAAATGGTATGCGAGTGGAAGCGTCCCTCGTTCAACGATTACGCAAACGACGTCACATATCAGAAGGTGCAGAAGATCCGGCAAATTTTGGAAACAGCGCTTCTGCCGGAACCGGCTTAGGAAAGCGCTTCCAGCCGCATACCCAGCCACTCGCAGAGCTTTTCACGGTTCGACGTAGAAACGGACTCAAAGCGGAGTCCGGCCCGGCCCATCGCGTCTTTCCAGACAACAATCGCGCGCAGGTCGAACTCTGGTTGCACCCCTGGAAGCGAAAAGCGAGCCTTCACCAGCCCGTTGATCTGAAGCTCTCGCTCGGACTTAAGCGCCATCCCGCCTTCGCTGATATTCATGGCAGTCGCGCGAATGAGCGTCGTCTCGTCGGGGCTGATCTCGACCGTGGTGTCCAACGGGCAGCGAAAATAGCGGCGGCGCTCCTGCATGATGAGGCCGTAAGCGGCGCGAAGACTGCTGCGCGCACTCTCCAGCGTTATCGGTTTTTGCAGTGCCAAATTAGCGCCACGGTCAAACGCGGCCGGCAAACCCATGTCGCTCGATACGATCGCGAACGTTAACGACCGCACGTTGCTAGGTGATTTGCGGATGGACTCCAGGAAGTCCGGCGCGCCTTGCACATCGCAATCAACGATGAGTGCGTCAAATTTGTGGTCCCGAATGTCCTCGGACGCCCAGGAAGCGCTCGAATATAGCTCCACACCAATGCCCAGATCCTGAAGTGCCTGTTGGAACACTTCGGTTAAGTCTTGGTCTTCGGTGAGTAACAACGAGCGGACGTCCATTGCTTTGAATAGTAGCTCAATTTGACGATAACTGCCTGAGTACTAAAGTGAGGATGCGAAATCCGAAACATGCCCATGGAGAACGAATTCCGTCCAGCACGCTACAATACGAATATGGTGAGAAGGATGCTGTTCCTCTTCGTCGCCTTGCTTGCGGTGGGCTACCTGCCCGCTCAGCAGGCGAAAACGCCACCTCAACCGCCAAAACCCGAAGTGCCTGTGATTTCCGGCGACTTGGGAGAGTGCTCCGCCGCGATCCGAGTTACCGATTCACGCCAGAAGCCGGTTTCTAACGCAAAGGTTGCCATCGAGATTCGATACGGGTTCGCGGGATTTCGCAGAACGACCCTGGAAATTTACACGAATTCCGATGGGCGGGCGTTGGTGAAAGGCCTGCCCGAAAACCCGCGTACCCCGCTAACCTTTGAGGTCTCCTACCAGGGACGCACCACCGCGCTCGTGGTGGATACAGAGCGCCGTTGCCAAGGCGAATACACGTCGGTGCTGCCGGATCGTCCGCGTCCGGTCGAGAAGGAATCCGAACCGGAAGAATCCAGCGACTCGGAATAGGAGCAGGCGGGGCGGCCTACTCCTGTTCTTCAGGCCATGGTACGAATCGGTCGCAGAGCGAATCGTCCCACGATGGGATTCACCACGCGCTCGAAATCCTCGTACTTCATGCGTGCCAGCTCGTTATGAGTGCCCGCGTTAAAGGAGATTTCCTTATCTTCCGCCAGCCGCTCTTCCACGTATACCGGCACGCCGTAGAGATTGCCGAAGGGTGGCATCGCGCCTAAATCGCAATCGGGAAACCTCATTTCGAAATCGGTTTCCGCCGCCAGGCAGACTGATTTCGCCCCGCTCAGTCGTTTCATCGCCGCCAGGTCCAGTTGGCACGAAGCCGGCAACACCGCCATGGCGAGCTGAGTATCCAGCTTCACCATAACTGTTTTTGCCATTTCATTGCCGGAGACGTGTGCGTAGGCTGCCGTCCCTTGGGCCGTGTATGACGTTGGGTGGACGATGGTTGAGTAGTAGATATGGTTGGTGTCGAGGAATTCTTTGACTCTGCTCGCTCGCATATTACTCCCCCTTCGGGTTTCGGGAGTGCCGGGTCGGCCGAAGCGGGAGATACGATGATATGGCTGATACATCGTGTCTCTTCGAACTCCGGCCCAGACGGGAAGCAGTTCACTCCAGTACGAAGATGTTCTTCTTCGCGCACATTTCCTTCAGGATCTTCGGCCACACCGTCACGCTGACCTCCCCTAAATGCGCCTTGCGCAACAGGAGCATGAGCGTGCGCGACTGGCCGATTCCGCCTCCGATCGAAAGCGGGATAAGGTTGTTGATAATCGCCTGGTGGTACGGGAATTTCAGGTTATCCAGCAGGTTTGTCATTTCGAGCTGCTTGCGAAGCGTGTCGGCAGTCACGCGGATGCCCATCGACGAAAGCCTGTGTCGACGATGCGTAACGGGGTTCCACACCAGGATGTCACCATTGAGACCGTGCGTTTCCTTGCCGCTTTCGGCGCTGGTATCGGTGATCCAGTCGTCGTAATCGGCCGCGCGGTTCTCGTGTGGATAGCCGTCCTTCAATGGCCAGCCGATGCCGATGATGAAGATTGCCGGCGCATATTCGCGGAGGACCCTGGTCTCGCGCTCTTTCCGCGGAAGGCCGGGATACATCTCCAGGATGTCTTCGGCATGCAGGAAGGTCAGCTCGTCGGGCAGGTTCGGATAGCGAGGGTCTCTGAGCTGCGGGAACATCTCCTGCGCGAACTGCTCCGCGCTCGTGATCACTTTCCAAAGGCGGCGCACCACGAGTTCCAGGAAACGCAAACTTCTCTGATCGGATGAGATCGCGCGCTCCCAATCCCACTGGTCTACGCAGCAGGAATGGTCGTGATCAAGGAAGTAGTCCTTCCGGACCGCTCGCATATCCGTGCAGATGCCCTCTCCCAAACCGCATTTGAACTGCTTCAATGCCGCCCTCTTCCACTTGGTCGCGGCCTGTACGACCTGGGCATCGATGGAATTCTTGCCATGGTCGTTTGCAATATGGAACTGAATGGGCGTGTGCGACCCGTCGCGGTCGAGCATGTCGTTGATGCCGGACTCGACATCCACGATTAAGGGCACCTGAACCATCAACAGGTTCAGTTCCCGGCAGAGGTTGTCTTCGATATAGCGGCGCAGGTGATGAATCGCTTCCTGCGTCTCGCGGATATTCAAGATGGATTTGTAATCCCTGGGCAGTACCTTTTCCAGCTCGGCGTAGTCCGCAATGTCTGTGCCGGCTAGATCGGGTTTTTTCTCGAGAACGGCGGTGGTTGACATGCTGGACGCTCCTTGGGAACAAGGCCTGTTCCACATTGAGCGGCTCCGGCGGGTGAGCCGTTACGAGGCAAGCAAACCACACGGCCTGAATGGACGCAGTTACACGGGTCACGTGATGTTGTGCCGAGAGGCGCACGGAGGAGTGAGCATCGCGGGCAAAAGACAGAAGGGGGCGCCATTCGGACGAAAAGTCTCTACAGTTCCGCGAGAACGCGATACTCTGGATGGCAGGCTCATGATAATCGATCTGTCCCACCGGCTTGAAGACGGAATGCCAGCGTATCCCGGCCTGCCAACGCCGAGATTCAAGAAGTTCATGTCGCACGACCAACCTGCCCAGCAAACTCAATATGCTGAGGGCACCAGCTTCGAAATTGCCCAGTACGAGTTCGGCGGCAACACTGGCACCTATGTTGACGCGCCTTTTCACCGGCATCGCACGGGAGATGACTTCGGGCGTTTGCCACTGAGCAAACTGGTGAACCTCCCCGGAGTGCTTGTGCGCACGAACGGCGACGGCCCGATTGGGGCTGAGTACTTCCGCAACATCGACGTGGACGCCAAGGCCGTTCTGATTCGAACTGACTGGTCAAAGCGGTGGGGGAAGGACTACTTCAAGTCCGGGCCGTACGTTACGGCTGATGCCTGCGATGTTCTGGTGCAAGGTGGTGCGACGCTGGTGGGCATCGATTGCGCGAATATCGACAACATGCAGGATCCCGCGCGTCCGGCCCACACTATCCTGTTGGCCGCCGGCATTCCGATCGTGGAGCACCTGCGCTCGCTCGACAAGCTTTGCAGCAAAAACTTCCGGTTCTTTGCTGCTCCTCCGGCCATTGCCGGTGGAACATCGTTTCCCGTGCGGGCTTTCGCGATTTGCGAGTGATTTTCTTCGCGTCCGCCGGGTCTATAGCGTCATCTGATTCGTATGGAAAAGGTGAATATCGCGCAGAAGCTGTCGCTGTTTTCCGACTATTACTCCCCCAAGGTTGTCGGCGAACTGAATGACGCTCACGTGAAGCTGGTGAAGGTGAAAGGCGAGTTTGTCTGGCACCACCACGACCGTGAAGACGAGATGTTCTTCATCATCAAGGGCTCGCTCCGGATGAAGTACTTTGACGGCGACAACGAGCGCGAAACCGTGGTGAACGAGGGCGAGTTCATCATTGTGCCGCGCGGCGTGGAACACAAACCTGTGGCCGACGACGAAGTTCACATTATGCTGCTGGAGCCGAAGTCGACCCTGAACACGGGCAATGTGAAGAACGAGCGCACGGTGGAAGAGTTACAGAGGATCTAGTCAGCTTCAATTCTAGTCAGCTTCAATTACGAACGCGTTGCCGCGTCCGCGTTCCCTGCCGTCGGATGGGGAATTCACAATCTGCACCGATTTTGCATTGGAGTCGCCGGCGATCGCCATCACGCTGGATCCGCCGCCATCGGTGTTCATGGCGACCTGGCAACCGAGTTCCACCATCAGGTCGGCGAGTTCTTCCAGGTTCATGCCGACGCTCAGCTTCGGCTGGCGTCCGTCCACTACGGTGAAAATCACTTCTTGCTGGTTGTAGCAGACGGCGGTTCGCGGATGCCGCTTCCGGAGATTCTCCCCGGGCTCACCTTCGACTGACCTTTTTCCATCACGCACTAGAACCGGGAATCCGCCAATGGCGTGGTGTACGGGTCTTCCCTCTACTGTCGCCGTGATCTTCACTTTGACGCGATCGTTCCGCCGGATCTTCGCCAACGTTGTGTCCTTCGGCAGAACGACAGTGAGTGCGTCTCTCGGAACCAGAGTGTCAGTTCTGGCGTCGTTTAAGCTCGTCACTCGGCCAGCAATCTCGCGATCTATCGGAAGCGGTCCTGTCACGGAAAGTCGCCCGACAACGAACGACTGCACCGGAATTCCGGTGGTTAGTTGTGATCGAAACTCGCTGGTCAGCAGCAACCCTGCTTCCGGGCGGCCCAGTGGTTTGTTCATGTTCGCAAGCTGGAACTTTGCGTGACCTGCCCGTACTCTGACGTCGAACTTAGGCAGCCCAATTACCGGCTCTCCGTTTTTGGCGAGTGCGATAACCGGCCACTTCCCATTTGCGCCGGTCCAGATATGTCCATCTACAACCGACAAGCCGATGGAGACACCCATGTTGCCTGGGGTTGTGAAGTCGTAATCACCGTTGACTACGGCAATCACCTTCTTGCCCTGCGCCGTTTCGCGGTTTGCGAGCACCGTCGGACGTTCGCGGACCATCTGTCCCGATTCATTCCGGGCGGCAACGGCCCGAATGTGCGCCTTCGAATTGCGCTTCACTCGCAGCACGTGAATAGACCACGGCTCGCCCTGTGGTGTTGAGCGGCAGAGTTGCCGATAAGTAACATCCGCCGCGAGCGTCCGTTCGGAGGCGACGCAGGTGTGCTCCTGGGCCGGAACTGCTACCTGTGTGTAAACGGATAAGGGAAAGAGGAGGAGAGCAAACGAAAGGAATCGTCTCATCGTTTTGCAGCCGATGCCTCGCCGTGACCCGTCTTGCCCTGGAGCAAGTCGATCATGTGCGGCAGCAGATCGAGCACCGCTTCAAGCGACTCGACCGCGCCCTTCGGACTGCCGGGCAAATTCAGGATCAGCGTGTTACCACGGGTGCCGCACAGACCGCGGCTCAACGCAGCGAGCGGGGTATGCTTCAGCCCCTGCGCCCGCATCTGCTCGGAAACACCTTCAATGAGTTTCTCGCAGACCTCCCGCGTAACCTCCGGCGTGATGTCCCGATGTGCGATGCCGGTTCCGCCGCTGGTCACAACCAGGTTGGCGCGGGGCACTGCGTCGAGAATGGCGTCCTTGATCTGCGCCCGCTCATCCGGAACAATTGCGCTCCCCTGGATGTGAAAGCCGGCAGCGTCGAGCCGGTCTGCAACCGCCGGACCGGAAAGGTCTTCGCGATCACCGGCAAACGCCGAGTCGCTCACCGTGATTACAATCGCTGTGCGCATTCGCTATTCTGCCTCTTCCGCGTCGCGGTTCGCTTCATCGAGCAGCCGCAAGCCTTCCATCAGCAACCCTTGTGTTGATCGCGTCACCGTCTGCTCGCTGCTCTGGCCTTCGAAGTCGATCAGGAAGTTCCCGGCTGTCCAGGTCAGGACTTTGTACACGGCCTCGTCGCCCTTCAGGTCGCCATAAGTGCCGTGATTGATCTGTCCCTCGGTGAAATAGAGCTCGCAGCGCTCACCGGCATTCGTCAATTGCAGCGAGCATGTCTTGCGGCCGAGTTCCAGCGACT
Encoded proteins:
- a CDS encoding PilZ domain-containing protein, translating into MDVRSLLLTEDQDLTEVFQQALQDLGIGVELYSSASWASEDIRDHKFDALIVDCDVQGAPDFLESIRKSPSNVRSLTFAIVSSDMGLPAAFDRGANLALQKPITLESARSSLRAAYGLIMQERRRYFRCPLDTTVEISPDETTLIRATAMNISEGGMALKSERELQINGLVKARFSLPGVQPEFDLRAIVVWKDAMGRAGLRFESVSTSNREKLCEWLGMRLEALS
- a CDS encoding YbaK/EbsC family protein produces the protein MRASRVKEFLDTNHIYYSTIVHPTSYTAQGTAAYAHVSGNEMAKTVMVKLDTQLAMAVLPASCQLDLAAMKRLSGAKSVCLAAETDFEMRFPDCDLGAMPPFGNLYGVPVYVEERLAEDKEISFNAGTHNELARMKYEDFERVVNPIVGRFALRPIRTMA
- a CDS encoding cyclase family protein, whose translation is MLDAPWEQGLFHIERLRRVSRYEASKPHGLNGRSYTGHVMLCREAHGGVSIAGKRQKGAPFGRKVSTVPRERDTLDGRLMIIDLSHRLEDGMPAYPGLPTPRFKKFMSHDQPAQQTQYAEGTSFEIAQYEFGGNTGTYVDAPFHRHRTGDDFGRLPLSKLVNLPGVLVRTNGDGPIGAEYFRNIDVDAKAVLIRTDWSKRWGKDYFKSGPYVTADACDVLVQGGATLVGIDCANIDNMQDPARPAHTILLAAGIPIVEHLRSLDKLCSKNFRFFAAPPAIAGGTSFPVRAFAICE
- a CDS encoding cupin domain-containing protein — protein: MEKVNIAQKLSLFSDYYSPKVVGELNDAHVKLVKVKGEFVWHHHDREDEMFFIIKGSLRMKYFDGDNERETVVNEGEFIIVPRGVEHKPVADDEVHIMLLEPKSTLNTGNVKNERTVEELQRI
- a CDS encoding phosphodiester glycosidase family protein, with translation MRRFLSFALLLFPLSVYTQVAVPAQEHTCVASERTLAADVTYRQLCRSTPQGEPWSIHVLRVKRNSKAHIRAVAARNESGQMVRERPTVLANRETAQGKKVIAVVNGDYDFTTPGNMGVSIGLSVVDGHIWTGANGKWPVIALAKNGEPVIGLPKFDVRVRAGHAKFQLANMNKPLGRPEAGLLLTSEFRSQLTTGIPVQSFVVGRLSVTGPLPIDREIAGRVTSLNDARTDTLVPRDALTVVLPKDTTLAKIRRNDRVKVKITATVEGRPVHHAIGGFPVLVRDGKRSVEGEPGENLRKRHPRTAVCYNQQEVIFTVVDGRQPKLSVGMNLEELADLMVELGCQVAMNTDGGGSSVMAIAGDSNAKSVQIVNSPSDGRERGRGNAFVIEAD
- a CDS encoding MogA/MoaB family molybdenum cofactor biosynthesis protein; this encodes MRTAIVITVSDSAFAGDREDLSGPAVADRLDAAGFHIQGSAIVPDERAQIKDAILDAVPRANLVVTSGGTGIAHRDITPEVTREVCEKLIEGVSEQMRAQGLKHTPLAALSRGLCGTRGNTLILNLPGSPKGAVESLEAVLDLLPHMIDLLQGKTGHGEASAAKR